Genomic window (Zingiber officinale cultivar Zhangliang chromosome 2B, Zo_v1.1, whole genome shotgun sequence):
AGTTGTTTGTTTATAATTTTCAAtgagttagatttaatttagttgaTTACATTTAACTTTAGATGGTTTTTATAAGAGTTGTATTAAACAAGATTCATATCAAATTGTATTGAATCTCCTTTTCACTTCTAATCCATAAGTAAGAATCATATCTTTTTAAACATGAAGTACATTGTATCATATGATACAATCATGAAATATAATTTTGACAACTATAAGTATTTTGCATTGTAATAATTGACATTTTTTTTGTGTATATAAACTAAATATGTTGATTTATATAATACACTTCgaacatcatatatatatatatatatatatatatatatacacacacacacacacacacagataTATAGATACATGGACCAAGATTTAAAATTTCAACTCATGTCGGAGTTTCAGTCCTAGACCGGAATAATACGATTTGATACTGTATCATGTCGTGCCAATCcagtttcgatatttttttaaaaaaaaaattaatatgagtgtatattaattaaaaattaattttattaatatttgattattaaatatgCTCACTATTGATGTTATATTTTGATATGTTAAattcatattttaatattttcttataaaataatgtctattaaatttttataaaattatttttaaaaaaagtaattctcaaaaatcaaaaataaatttaaaattatagaattatTTGAAAGACTCAAAgctaattagaaaattttttgaaggtcttaaattattttttgaatgtatttgtaatttttttaatattttaaaatttatttgaaatgtttaagaattatttttttttaaaaatgtttatttaaattCACATTCAATTTTCAACATATaatgaaattttaaattattttataaattattttattaattttaaaattatttaaaaatttaaaacaattcttaatattttataactattagtaataatatattatttttataactattatatataattaaccgttatataataattaataatttatttataataaaaataaatctatttaaaaaataaaaaaaataaccttaAAAATATTGTGACAACAATTGCCCCACGGAGACTGTCGCGGGGTCACGACACCCTCCGAGTCCCGAGGGTCATGGCACCCTCCGAGTCCCGAGGGTCATGGCACCCTCCGCAACCTCATGATGGCCTTACAGTCGCGGTGCCGGTCCCATGGTAGAACGATAAATACCGTCTTTTTCAAGTGGCATGGGTCAACACTTCAAACCATGACATAAACACATGTATGCACACAAATTGCTTCTATGCGACATGTGTTATAATGGTATCTATGGCATATTACCTCATCTACTATTAGACAATATCTATGAAAATATCATAGTTAAGCATACTCATGAAATTGGATTCAAGAATGGAGACTCGAGAATGAGGCAATCAATATGCATTGGCACAGAGAAATGTCGAGTCTCAGGAGTTTCAACCTCAAAAGCTGTTTGAGTTTAaagtttatataaaaaaatttataactatagttttatttgaaaatttacattataaaatttataatataatcaattaattgattaaaaactttataatcaaggTTATTATATAAGTTATATAATTTATGCAATACactattaattttataaattaattacttgtattaattaattatagtAGTGATTAGTtaatcactaattaattaattcaatatttaataaatatttattaattaatttctgtattaattgattttaaattgtTTAACAAATACTTTCTTTAATTAATAAATaccatattaattaattattgtattaaccaattTTAAGATGATTAGAATTATAATCAACATTGTTTACTATGGAATATTACTTTCTTTACTGCAGTTTATCTTCCAAACTAGTAAAATTATTAGCATGTTTACCTAATGTGTGTGAGGTGTGATAGGTTATTTcagacaacaatagataaaagggCAGCTCGGTGCACGAAGCACCCGGCATGTGGGatctcggggaaggatccattgtacgcagccttaccctgctttttgcaagaggctgtttcggatttgaacccatgaccttttggtcatatagcaacaactttaccgttgcgccaaggctccccttcatttcAGACAACAACATATGCTAATCCAAATTTCAAATGACATGCTACAAAATCTGTAGTAGTATTCCTATCAAAGATTGAAACTCTAACAAGGCTGAAAATTTTACACCATGTGTCCTGCATATGCATATGCACTATGTTGTGAGTCATCTACATAGCACCTATATACACCTTTTAAATCCTTGGTGGTGTTTATGAAAACAAAGTAGTTAGTTTTCATCATAGTGCATTTTCACAATGGAACAAAACATACCTCATCAGTGATGGTAAACTTCCATTTATCCTGTTGCCATCGTCTCCCAAGAACTAtaatgccaacaacagcagcagccACTACAACAGACCAAAATGTATTAGCTTCCTTTGCCTGGCGATACACAGATGCTACATGTGCCTTCCACCATGCTTGGGAAGGAAGCTCAGGTCCATCAGAGTCATCTTCATCATCTATTTTGTGCTCTTCAAAAGAATCTGTATTCACATCTAAAGATTCACTAGTCTCAATTTTGGTGACACTTCTCTGCATTTCAGAATGACTAGCAACAGAATCAGGATCAGCGAGTATAAATTGCTCCAATCCGACCAATGTAGACCTTTGGGATCCCTTAACCTCTTCAAATCCCATTTCATGCACAGAAAATTTACTCCCCTCATCCAAAAACTCAACTCCATGTAGGTCATCTTTTGATTCAGTTTGCAACTGATCTATGTCATCAGCATCAACCATTTCAGGGCTTCCAATATTTTCCTCTGGGCGACCAGAGATCTCATTTGTATCCGGTTGTATTGGGAGATTCTCATGTTCACTGGGTGGAAAAATAAAGTGACCAGACATGAATAATGCAGCAGTAGATGACTCAGGATTACTTATGCTCTCGCTCTTCATCACTTTACTTTCATCAGAAGGGTCAACCTCATGTGGACCAGGTGCAGCAGCATAAGCGGATGCTGTGAGGGATACAACTTCCCAGTCAGCTCCACGGGAAGTACCCTCTCCTACCTTCTCCTTGTCGGCCATTCCAAAACCAACGATTCAATTGAAACTctgaaaaatattatttgagtTGAAGACAGTTGGCATAATCTACCCAAATGAAATCAGACAGAGCACCACAGTGAGAAAGACTTTACAATAAGGTCAAGATGAGAATGAGGTTTAATTGCTAAACCAAttcaaataaagctaaacagagAATGAAAACAACATAAAGAAACACTTTGTGATAAGATCAAAATCCAAATGAGATTTTGGTAGTTAATCCCGCACAGACGACAGAAAACCAAATAAGTGAGCAACCGTTTATCTTCCATTCAATTTGGTTTCTTTACATAAAAGGATTCAATTTGATTCCTCGATATTAAATTGAGCAATCATGATCCAAAAtctgatgatttttttttcttgaaatacATAACCTCGTAATTAATGCTATGTACGGATCTCCAAATCACGTTTACTTTGTCTTTGGAACATACAATTATTCCCATGGCAGAAACAAAAATAGCAACAAATAAGAAAAACCTAATTCCCTAACTACTCTAGATCCCAAAAGGCAATCTTCAAGCGTCGTCAATGAAAAATCCACAAAGAAAATGAATCAAAAAACCAGATCCAACCCATACGAGCTTTGAGAGATAAATCGAGAAAACGCTAAAGGAGATATATACCTTCCAAAAGGAGATCGTCGGGAAGCAAAATATGAGGGAAGCAACGAGATGGAGAAAAAGCGAGAGATTGGCGTTGTGAGAGTTACCGAGAcgcagaagaaaggaaaggattggGCAAAACCAAAGCCGCTTCAGCCGGTGACGTCTGTGCGATAACCTCTTGAACAAGCCTCTGACTCGCGTGATAGTTTCTATTGTGGCAAGCTCGGGATTAATTCTAAATACGAGGGTTGGGCTGAAATTTTCCATTCATAATTAATATTAGACCATCAATAGATAGGCAGAAAATATGATGATTTTTATTGAATaattgaaatgattttttttttgaaattataaataattaaaacatttataaaattatttaattgaggtttttttaaatgcatatattttattttaaaataataaatctaagctttgtttatattatattatattatttaatcTATTTGATTAATCAACTATTTAACGTATTATTTTATAttcttacttaaaatttttaattatttcatttcatgtgtttaatttcatatttatatcaGTTTCataagtaaaaaattattttaatttttttacttcaaATCTTTTCTGATTAATAGCATTTTACTGATATCTTATTTTATAGGAACTCAAAGGAAAATCGATTGAGCTTAGAGAATACTACAACAGGGTACATGGCCGGGCTATATCCCCGGTTATGTTCTGACCATGTTCCACTCTAGAAGCTTGTTTGGAAGTAGTTGGCATGGTTTGACTGTGCTATCTAGCACTCCCATAGCGCGGGTCGACTTAATGGGGTCATATAAAAGCTTCAACTCAAATCTAGGATAGGGGATTGATCCATTAGAgtcatcttcttgctccttcatCTCCACCTCCATTGCTATCCTTCATTCAAGCCCTCATCTCGGTTGGGAGAGGTGCTTCCATCCATCTCCATCGGTCATCTCCACCTTTATCTCACCTCGGTTGGGAGGGGTTTCCTCACAAGGGAACacagcttgaggaagagaagatggTGTGATGGTCATCCACCCTCTTAGTTTCCAAGAGTCCATTTTCAATCAAAAAGTATGTGTGATGGTCTCCCGCTCTTCTTATTCGCATCAGCCTTATTTTGGTTAGAGAGGTGCTCTCATTTTCATCATCGTAATATGCACTAACAAATCCTTATCCAAGTTAGGAGAGATGCTTCCATCTTCATCCACAAGCTTTTTGATCTCGAAGTTTGGTCCAATCTGCATCCACCGTTCATCGGATCAAAAGAAGTGAACTCCACCCCCAATTACCCCTCCTGTCCAACTTAACCGTAATTTATCCCCTCTGGATATTTGTGGGGCCAGAcccagggggccgctaaggtgacGGTTTCACCTTTTGCAAAAGAAGTGAACTCCACTTTATCTTTAGAGTTTAGCTTAGCTTAGCTTAGTTTTAATGCTTGTAATGTGTTCAGTTTAATGCCCCTTATATTGTACATTACTTTCAATTTTGTTAACCCATTTCAATTCATTTAAATTCTCACAATGCTTTATTTCATTTGATTGTTAGTGTTAGGTTATTCTTCATTTGGATGCAAGtaaattagattagattagatttccTTTAATGCTTTATATTCCTTTTAATTCTTCTGTAATTGTAGTTTAGCTAGGTTAGAGTTTTAATTACTTgaattttctttcatttattagtCTTAGAATCCAACACAAATCCTCATTTCAACATTAAAAACTAAAACCCAAACCTCCAATGACATTTAGAGACAATCTAAATCATCCCTATGCTATATTAGTGTAGAGGGATTCGATAATTTATTTGATTCTGTATCATGACAATATGATTTGATCAAAATGACATTGTTGTCGAGGAGTGTATCGATATTTGATAATCTTGAGATTGCTTTTCTTTGAattcttttctgtttattttatgGTGTCTTATTTATCAGTGCTCATGTATTTTGTTCTTGTATATTTTCTATCTTTTGATCTTATTTGTTTCAGAGTTTCAGTGTAAGAATAGGAAATTATTTTTGTGAGGAAACATGGATGTGTATTTTCATCAGTTTAGAGACATTAATGAGACCTATGTTTCTGGTATTGGGCAATATAGAATGGAAAGTAAATTGGATGAGATAATTTCTCTTGAACAATTCTCAATAGCAAAATGTACATGATCCATTGTCCAATGCATGCATTCCTAGTTGGATGCAACAAGATGATAGTTATAACTATACTCATCAAACAACGGTAGACAATATTTTCtctatcaaataaattatttaattttaagtatGGAAACACACAACAACAAATTACTAAGTAACTTTGAAGTGAGAGAAAATTGAATGAGATAACTTTTATTGTCAATCAGCTCGGAATGAACCAATATATACAGTCGACCACACCTCCTCCAACATACCAATGGTCACTTAAATTTCAGAATAATCTATTGCCTAACAAATTCCAACTATTCCAACAAGTCTAGCAAACTCTCGCTTCTAGTCAAATGAAAATCACATTGTAGAAAATAGAAGGGCTCATGTAGAATTTGCAACTAATAATCTCTAGTTCTAGTAGAATTAAAGCATCACTAAAAAATTACCAGATACATATGGACCAACTTGCATCATCCATTAGCCACTTGCAAGCACAATACTCCAATAAGCTTCCCTCATAGACTATTTCTAATAATATCGGTGTTCTTCAGGAGATGAATTATAGAGGTAGTGATCATCTTATCTCTGATTTTGTTGCTCTACAGGACTCCTATTATTCTTTGTGTTGTGATAATGAAGTTATAGATGATGTCAATTTTTATGATGAGGATGTTGTAGGAAAAACTCTTGATAAAATTGTTGATGTTGCAGATGTTGAGGATGATGATGCTGATCAGTTATCTACTAATCTTGCCTATAATTTTGTTGTAGATGAAAGTGTAGAAATTCGTGTAGTGGAGGAAGTATCTCCAAGATTATTCCTTTCAATTGTGCAATCACCTTAATTTGAGTTAAAACTCTTTTATAATTAGTTGGAGTATGTATATATGGAGTTGGATAAATAGTTGCCAGATATCAATACCCAGAATTATCAACTTGAATAGAAGTCAAGTGGGATAATGATAGCAAATAAAGATGATGAGTTGATTTCCACACGGGTGCAAAATAGCTGGAGACCTCCGGATTGGAGACTATGATTTAAGCTATTGTGTGATGCCTTCTACTATGCAGTAGAAGTGGTTATAACTCAGAGGGATCTAAAATTCATGCTGAGAAAGACCCTAACTTTAAATGAAATCATACAGTC
Coding sequences:
- the LOC122046953 gene encoding ATG8-interacting protein 1-like, translated to MADKEKVGEGTSRGADWEVVSLTASAYAAAPGPHEVDPSDESKVMKSESISNPESSTAALFMSGHFIFPPSEHENLPIQPDTNEISGRPEENIGSPEMVDADDIDQLQTESKDDLHGVEFLDEGSKFSVHEMGFEEVKGSQRSTLVGLEQFILADPDSVASHSEMQRSVTKIETSESLDVNTDSFEEHKIDDEDDSDGPELPSQAWWKAHVASVYRQAKEANTFWSVVVAAAVVGIIVLGRRWQQDKWKFTITDEKMSRMLRPVGRFKNALLGGHQPSKGIH